The segment aaaagtgctgtagatgcttgtgttgcaaagcatgatactagtgactctgaactatcactggttgcatcatcatcgtcattccattcagatgagtggattttggattcgggttgtacctatcatatttccctaaccggagtggttctcgatttagtagaactaaatggaggagttgtttatatgggcaatgataatgctctgtaaaactgttgggatatgttcaatccaattaaagaatcaagatggatcaaccagagttctgactgatgttcggtatgtgcccagtttgaagaaaaatctcatctcattgggagccttggaatctaatggttcagttgttactatgagagatggggttttgaaagtgacatctggcgcacttgtgatattgaagggcatcaggaaaaataacttgtattactaccaaggtagtacagttattggaacAGTCGCTTCAACTTTCGGTAATAAAGACTTGGACTCaatgcagttgtggcatatgaagttgggacatgccagcgaaaaatccttgcaaattctggcaaagtaaggattgttgaaaggtgcaaaggcttgcaaattaaaattttgcgagcattgtattttgggaaagcaaaagagagtgaaattcggcactgctatccataatacaaaaggtattttggaatatgttcactcagatgtgtgggggccTTCTAAAACACCgtcgttgggaggaaaacactactttgttacttttgttgatgacttttccagaagagtttgggtgtataccatgaaaactaaagatgaagtgcttgaagtttttcttaaatggaaaactatgatcgaaaaccagactggcaagaaaatcaagcggcttaggacggacaatggaggggaatatagaagtgatccgttcttcgatgtgtgccaagagtatggtattgttcgacacttcacagtTAGGGATACACCAGAGCGAATGGAGTGGCATTACAgtatgaatcgaacattcttggagaaagttcgatgtatgttgtccaatttgggttgggcaagcaattttgaaaTGAGGTGTGACATCATAccgccatcttgttaatcgtttgccatcatcgcattagaaagaaaaactcctatggaggtatggtctgaaaaccgctctgattatgattccttacatgtgtttggatccaccgcatattaccatgtgaaggagtcaaagttagatccgagggcaaagaaagctctctttatgggaatcacttacggagtgaagggatttcgtctttggtgcttagacacaaagaaaatgatcagaaagagagatgttacctttgatgaatcgccacattgaaaaaggtagcagataaagatattcagacgagcgatactccacaacaggtggagtgtactccaaaacaggtggagtttgagcagatggggatttgctcagttaataagtctaattctccagccacaatggaggaattagaggttgaagaggttctgacccaagaaccattaagtacaccagaaccagttgcagttgcaaggccaatgagagaaattcgtaaacctactcgatttactgatatggtggcctacgcccttcccgttgttgatgatgatattcctgtcacttatcaagaagcaatgcaaagcttagaaagtgacaaatggaaatctgccatggatgaagaaatgcagtctctccggaagaacaatacttgggagttggcgcaattaccgaaaggtaaaagggcaatcggatgcaaatgggtattcgcaaagaaagatggatctcctagcaagaaagatattcgctacaaggcaagattggtagctaaaggctaagctcagaaggagggaattgactacaatgatgtattttcccctgtagtgaagcattcctccattagaattttgttggccttggtagcacagttaaatttggagctagctcaacttgatgttaagacggctttcttgcatggtgagttagaagaggagatctatatgactcggCCAAGGATACACAAAtctggtggtagaaattgggtttgtaagttgaacaaatcgctatatggattgaagcaatcctcgaggcagtggtacaagcgatttgatagctttatgaaaaggcagaagtacacaagaagcaaTTATGACAATTGTGTATATTTGCAAAAGCtgcatgacggatctttcatttatctactcttgtatgttgatgatatgttaatcgcttcgaagagccaaaaagagatagataagctgaaggctcagttgaatcaagagttcgagatgaaagatctaggtgaggccaagaagattctcggcatggagataagtagagatagacagagaggcaagctttgtttgaatcagaagaaatatctgaaaaaggtattacaatgttttagtgtaaatgaaaacactaaacatgtaagtaccccacttgcttctcatttgaaacttagtgctcaattatctccgaaaactgaagaagaaagagaatatatggcaaaagtcccatatgctaatgcagttgggagtttgatgtatgcgatggtgtgtactggcccgacatttcacaagttgttggagttgtgagcggtatatgcatgatcctggaaaaggacattggcaagctgtgaaatggattctacggtatcttgaaaaaccgtagatgttggtttaattttgaacaggatgaagcacttggtcggtttgtagttggatatgttgattccgactttgctttggtgatttagataaatgtcgttcaactacgggtatctgtttactcttgcgaaagccccagtgagttggaagtctaccttacgaTCTCGATGAGTCGTGTCTACTACGAAGTGGAATATATGGCGATTCTGTAAGTcgttaaggaggctatttggcttaatggattgttgaaagacttgggagttgttcaaagtcacattagtctatattgtgacagtcagagtgctattcatttagcgaaaaatcaagtctatcattcaagaaccaagcatatcgacgtaagatatcactttgtgcgggaagtctttgaaaaaggaaaaattctacttcagaagattccgacagcagataatcccgcagatatgatgaccaaggtggtaacaacaatcaagtttaatcattgtttgaacttgattaacatcttGAGAATTTAagcaccttcaggtgtatggcgctcgagagcgcatttgtaggcactacaaaagatagctttatcgaatttggggagttgaaggaagtgtgtgaagatgtgattatcctaatcaaatcttcaaggtggagattgttaacaTTAATGGAAGACAATTAATAATGGTTGCCATTAACATTAATGGGAGACAATAAAAAATGACAACCACCAACTTTGgaaaagtggcatgggataattttttttggtccttgagataatgggctatttatagtttggtccttgaacctcaactataaataggccttctcatttctcatttcatcatcccaaccaatctttctctcttagatttctctcttctcccatttgagaattcttaaggaattctatttgtttgtaatattttggagatagtaaagttatcatctggtgttagtacccgaggacgtaggtataatttaccgaacctcgttaaaactcttgtgttctttttttgtcctatttttctttcaatatttgagggtataatagtagtatttaattgtgctattaaattactataaaagggatattctgactaaggaaagacttggtatttaagagatccttgtgatccacctctcttccctgggaattgaactttgtgtgattttttagtacaataatttacacgcttccgaccctattggaacaacaattTCAAGATTCAAATTCTTTATTCCTCCAATTCCATTTCTACAGTTCTCTAACGTCACTACAATCATCCAGACACCTGATTCTAACTTCAATCTCATTGAGCCTTCTCTATAACGTAACTCTATCTTCCCCATTCCATTTTTTAAGAGCACCTTTGAGTTTATTCAATTTCCCTGAAACCCTACCATTCGAATTACCCAACAAACCCCATTCGTTTCTGATAATACTCATGCACTCTTTGTTATGAACCCACGCATTAAAAAACTTAAACGGTCTTGGACCCCATTCCACAGAACCATACGATAATAAAATCGGGATGTGATCTGAAACAGAACTATTTAACCCTTGCTGTTGAATATCCTCGAACTTTTCGTACCTCATCCACAAAAAAACCAATCCAGTCTGCTTTTCTTATTCTCCGGGCCATACCAAGTGAATTTCCTCCCCAACAAAGGCAAATCCACCAATTTACATCTCTCTAAAGAGCTCAAAAAGTCCTTCGACCCTCTTAATAAACCCACACaattacttctttcacttttgtTCCAAATTGCATTAAAGTCTCCCCCCACAATCCAAAAATTTGTGAACCTATCCCTAACTTCTAATATTTCTTCCCAAAAAATTTTCTGCTCCAACAACCGATTTGGCGCGTACACATTAATCAGAACCCCTTCCCACCCCTCACAACACCAATTCCTTTCCACCACAATTAAACGGTTAGTACAGTGAACCTTTCTCATTATAAAACTTGATTTATCCCATATGGTAATAAGACCACCCGAACGTCCTACTGCAGTAGCAAATTGGAATTCAAAATTATCATCTCCCCATATTCTTCTAACTAAATCTCCTGATACTTCTTCAAGCTTAGTTTCTTGTAGAAGACACGCATTCACCCTATGGATTCTGACTAATCTATTAATCGCAGCTATTTTACCATCAGAACCTTACCCTCTAACATTCCACGATACAATTTTCATTTTGCCCAATTAGAAACTCATCCACACAACCTTAGTATAGAAAAAAACTCACCTAATTGGCAAATGTGTACAATTATACCAGACCTCCTTTACTGCTGCTCCTCAAGCCTCATAATTTCCTCGATAACATCTCTTTCTTCTCCCAGCACCCTAAGCCCCAATTTCTTCCCAACTTCCCATGTCTGCTTCACCTTCCTAAGAATAACCTTTCTCCTATTGCTTAAGTCCGAATCAGAAAAAGAGAGGTTTACCACTTTGTCTTCACTTCCTGGCTCTATGCTGCTCTTGCCCTTTCTTCTATTTTGATCTCTTCTTTGAATTTCTTTGGAAGACAGCACCCCGTCTTGAATGGCTCGCATTGACATAATTCTTTTATTAAACTGTCTTTTCTTCCTCCTACTTCTAATAGTGTTGTAAATTTCCTCTTCTACCTCTTGGCTTATGTCCCTATCCTCTGCTTTTGGAATTGCTAAATTAAAATTATCGACCGGGAAAATCTAGTCTTCGACAGGAAGAATTTCCCCGCCCTTAAGGTACCCTTCAATCCTAAGAGAGTCCAATCTTTCATCAATATCTACCAGCCCAACTTGACCCCCCCATTGACCCAAACCCAACACTAGGCCCATGTTGGCAACATCCTCATATGCCCGGTCCATTCCACTATTCGGCCTACTAACCCCCGCATCAACTTCAGCTGAAATTCCCACACTAAAAGCACCAGTGACACCTTCAATTAATTCCCCTGACATCTCCTGACAAGCTTTACCCTCACTTACATTTTTGATGGAGTTTTCCATTATTGATTCCGACGAGACGATTTGAGTTCCAACCAGCCCCTTCTCTGTGCTCCACGCCAAATGTTGGTTCCAATTCCGACACGCTCTCATTAACCACCGCCTGATTGCCAGGCTTCTTCAAAACATTATTTTTAATGTCCTCTGACCAACCTACCTCCCTTACACTCACTGAAAATCTAACGTCGCCCACTTCCAACAAAACCATCTCATCGATCTTTTTAACTTAAGAGATTGAAATAAGCATTTCCACTTTCTCAAAATTGTTTGTTCCTAACAAGTTTTCACCCACTGACACCAAGTTGCCCCACTTTCCAGCTATCCTCTTGAACGTTTCATAGTTCCAGTAGTGCATCGGAACCCCAGAAACTTCAATCCAAGTTATTCTCTCAGAAAACACTAGTCTTTCTGACCATGGTTCGATATTAATGAAGAACTCCTTCAAATATGACCACTCTCTCTGTTTCAAGATTTCAAGCAATTCTTCGTCCTGAATCTCAATGAGAAAAAAATTCCCTTGAATTCTCTTCACACAAATATTATCGAGGCCCATTCGTGTAATTCTATTAGCTAAGCTCTTTAGTTCGCAGAACGAAGCCACTTCTCCCACCAAACATTTTTGATATTTCCATAGCAACTCATCCTCTACATGACCTTAAACAACTACCGCCATTTTCATACCCACCAGGCCCGAGCCAACACCTGAACTCCTTTCAAGCAAGTTCAGTTTCCATACGTCCTCTATTTTTCCTTCGCCTTCCTTTCTTCTTCCCACATTATCCAACCCTTTTTTATTAGACTTTTCAGAATGCGATGAGTTTCGATGCTTTACAAACCTTCTCTAAATCATCCTATTACCTTTAAACCTAGCTTCCCTTACCCATATTCTACTCCCAAGGATCACGAAGCCGTTCAATCTTGATATCGCCATACGTGCATCCGAATAGTTGGCATATCTCACAAATCCGAATCTCATACCCCCTTTGCTTTTTTTTTCCGGAATGAAAGCGTCTACCACCTTTCCATGATAACTGAAGAAAGCCCACAACCCTTTCAAATGCATGGACGCCGGAATATTAAATACAAACACCGTGATCATAGCTTTTTCAGGTGAGAAAGTGCAACCGGTGAATAGCAATCTCTTCTTCACACAATTCCCACAGCCTCACAAAATACAACCCTCAATCAGCTTtgatttttaacaattttaagaTTTGTTTAATATAGATTGTTTATAACGTTAAAAAGTGGGTTGACATGTCTCATTTACTTTTTTGACAAGTTTGTCCGGCATCTCGAGCAACTAAGTTGAGAAGGGAGATTTACTCAGTTGACCAAAAAGCTCATTATTAAAAGGATATTAAATGAATAGCTAAGTtacctgtcgaaaccatttttaaatcgagttttggaaaatgggaatcgactttaagaaaaacgaaaacgggagtcgccaccaatctttttaggtgtgattggatcaccttataaaatgttttgttttaaaacattaattttggtctacgaaagtcgagaaaacggattcgggagtcggttacgtatgaggaagggttagcaccctcgtaacgcccaaaaattggtacctaattgattatcaagtgtctttaatgtcggaaatttgaaagttttaagatgcaaacctcttttaattagaatgtctcaattttgaaaattaaggctcacttattttaaaTGAGttaaaacatcacatccagtaagttaggacgcaacattttaaaaccttcgaaactaagctcgtctttcaaaaatttctatctcgaaacaacaaaacgtcatatccagtaagttaggacactatgttttgaaatctcgaaataattgtttaagttttgaaaactcaaaatcacttagaagggtgcttgactattcgaattcaacgagaaaagtcgcaacccagtaagttagggcactacctttcttgaagtttccaaacatcaagcattgccttttatttttttttaaaaaaaaccttggaatattattttaaatgacgttttaggatgacatattaatgcatcatacagcatagatgtacaaaatattctaacatttccatacaaacataattaatatcattaagacaaaactaaataacatgaacattcgtttaataaaaaaatcatactaggtaaatataagataataaacaaataaaaatatgagtaaactaaaagaaaaacataatacatgcaaaaattatacaacaatatatatcataaaatagcatttaaaagaaataattaaacatagcatataaaaaaaatgaaactatgcacaaataagataaatgacatacactaaaaaatgaataaatagaacatttacaaattataaaaatataatgcaatagttcaaaatacatgaaatgataatataatatatatacatgcatagaaaacatatatttgaaaataaactatataaaaagattaaatattataatatataaaatacataatcaaatgtataaaagataggaataaatatacatatttgaaaaatgaagaaattaaaataaaaaaagggttgaaaaactaagaaagacaaagaataaaataagaacaaaccacagagagtaagaacgcaagagagagagaaatttgagtgaatgctttcaagaatttttattgcttcccaaaactcaagtgtgttacaatgaagggagaggcctctatttatagttgagcctccccaaatccaacggtacagatcaattacatcaacggttaagattaaaggatatctacaaattaaatctccaagattacaagatcatatcttcaagattgcatatcatatctaagattgtatcatatctaagattgcatatcatatctaagattgtatcatatctaagattgcatatcatatctaagattgcatatccttaaagattatatttccatatgagtcaagcttatagatggaccttaaatcttttcaagtaatgggccatttcgattgggccaaattatatatttgtaattttgtactggacttggactttgttttatttttatttttttggggtttattattttaaatactgaaatgggccgggcaaaaatgGGTTATTACATTACCTATTGCTCTTTTACATTCTTATATATTTTGATCGTTgtccatctttttctttttttttttacttagttAATTGATTACAGGAAAAGGCGTTGGGATCACCCAACCCATACCAGTTCGAACAAGGCATCAGAAGCTGCAAAACTATGCCAAAGCAGAGCACAAACAACCTTAAAAATagcaaaccctaaaatagattaCCAATATGCTCTAAACAAGGTATTCCTTGACAAACCTTCTTTTGCCAAGGTTTCTGCCATTCCATTCTTACCTCGATTTGTGACTTCAATCTAAACCTCAACTATTTGCCTTAAACTTCAATATTCGTGAACAAATTCCTAAACGACCACAGCTGAAGATGACTATATTTCAGCCAATTCGAACCAGTAATTGAATCGCATTCTATGACTATATTTCAACCAATCTGACCTAAGGCCTAGCACCGATTCGAATTCTGACACGATGCACTTAGCCCTACCCTGCTCAATATTCTTCCCATCGCCGCCATTATTACCCATCAAGGACTGGCTCACATATTCAACTTCAGACAACCCCTGTTCTACCACTCTAATGGGAAACCTAGAACTCCCCACCTCTAGAAAAATCAGATCGTCAACCTTTTCTGGTTTCATGATGCTGGCCAGCTTTGGCATACTAGCAAAACAACTCGCCTTGTTGGGGTTCTTGCCCAGTGAGATTAAATCACCCCATACCCCTGCTATTCTTTTAAAAGACTTGTTACCCTCCAATTTGAGACATGCAAGGGAATGATCCTTAGTTAGATTTCTGAATGAAATAGTTTAAATTGTTAAGATATTATTACTAGTCTTCGTCTTATTATTAAAAAGTTATCTTATTATTGTTAAAAGGATATTAATAACATCTTACATTGTtttatatttgtaaatttcaACTTGATAATACCTAGCTCGTAGATTAATCTTTGAGAAAACTCTAGCTCCAGTTAGTGATCAAGAAAGTTCTCAATCTGGGCAACTTAATATGGTCACTTGTTTCATTGCCTATAATCAATACATAATCGAAGGGTCTCATCCTTCTTCTTAATGAGACAATATTGGTGCAGACCAAGGCAAAACACTTGATCGATGAACCCGTTATCTAACCGTTCTTGCaaatgaactttcaactccttcacaTCTATTGGAGTGATTCTATACAAGACACCTGATATAGGAGCGATCCTTGAAGTCACATCAATAGAGAACTCCACATCTCGAATTTAGGTTAGCGTTGTTAGAatcttttgttaaatttgttggcatgccattttgaaattaaaaaaatatacttACCTGGTATCCAAGGAGCAAAAAAAATTACATTGTAATTGACTAGAATTAATTTAATAGAGAATTTTGATGGTGTTAATAATCCTTTTAAATTGCATGAGCGTTTTAATTAGAATAACATATTTAGACTAACGAAAGACATTATAAGAATTTAGGTGCCACCTTATGTTAGAATTAAAGTATAGAGATTCAATTTCAAATTTGAGTGAAATATAGAGATAAACTTGAAATTTAACCAATTTTATATAATCTAAAAAAAATGTAATATGCCTTACTATTGCAGCCAACACTTTTTTATGTAGTTGAGACTTTTATAAACGTATAGATATAGACATAGACATAGACATCTTTTTTTATTAATTCACACAATCATGTGTATATATAGTAttacagaaaagaaaagaaaaaggagaaacaaGGCACACAATGTTGAATAGGTAAGGTAGAAGAAGTAGGAATCCAGTAGTATAATATGGGGTGGCTGTCAAATTTATTTAATAGTATTATTAATATAAAGAAGTAGACAGCCTCCATGGGTCACACAGCACAAAACTGATAGAGATAAGCATGGAGCAATATATGATGCAAAGAGACGCAGGTTACTTGCAACCGCTCCACATGATTTGTGCTGTCAGGTTTAGAGATCCATCTCCATTTGCATGGATATGAGCTTCGGCGGAAAATGCACCCCCACATGATAAGGACAAGTTGTCAGAGCTATCGTAGGGCTGAAGGATGCTCACTATATCCTCCCAAACAATATGGTTTTCGGTCGGAATGATCTTAGTAGCCACCTGATatatagtttaattaattaattaatttcctCTGctacaaaatcaaaataaatgatTAATTAATACCTTACAATCAGTGGTCCAAAGAATAATCCACTTAACCCTAACAACATCATACACCAGGCCTCCGTACAGACCGTCGACTACCATATTCTGCGCAAATGGAGTGGGTAATGAATCTTTTTTAATCGTTACCGGAGCACCTTGGTAATTCGAATACATCAAGCTCGCAAGGCAGTCATCAGAACCATTCTTAAGCTCACCTTTTACCACTTTATGAGTTGGAGGACAAGCCATTTTTAACTCCTTTTTTAGTTCACTCTCCTTCTATTCTGCTTCATATCTACCTCCATACACATATTTATACACAACCTTCTAGCATTACAAGTAAgacttttaaatttaaatatgataACAAAGTCATTTTATTCAAATATTTAATAACATAACTTCAAATTCAAAGTCATATTAtttagttttaataaaataaaactcgaAAAGCCTCCCTGTTAAGACGACAAAACCCTTATAGTTAAAAGGATATAAATGTCATCTATCTTGGCATGGACCTTGGCTAAACTGGACATATTGCCTTTTAGGCCCTCACGTATGCCAACAAGAATTTAATTAGCAGTGTCCAACGGTACTTTGAAATTATATTGGgagataatttaattaaattgaagACAAAAGCTCCATAGTTAGAGGGGTATTATAGTCATCCTGTATATTTGGCCAACAATTTTTATTTGAGTATGTATATCAAGtagtcattttatttaaaatttagaccTGAATATGAACAAAAACCTTATTGTCatcttaccttttttttttttttataaaataaatattagacTTGTAGTTAGGAGGATATTATTGTCATTTCacctttttataaataaatattaggcTTGTGAGTTTAAATTGTGCAAGGATATGAATAGGTGATtgaaaatatacataattgtaCTTTATTAAAATCCATTTTTAAAATTACCAGCAAGGATTAATCAAATAAGTTTATATTTAATTAACATGTTTCTAAAAACTACCGATAAGTGTTGGGTGCAATGGTAAGGAAGGAACATTACATTCCCGAGAGAACATCTAGGTTCAAATCTTGAAGGTGAAATTGTTAGGACCCCCAACATGAACCGTAAAATGGACATCTCAATTACCAAAAAatcatatttcttttaaaaaattttagttgTCAAAATACATCAGGTTCCACTTGTTCCAAATAATTGTTCTAGTTCTTGTTTGTATATTTGACTTGCAATTTTTATATGAGTAGGTGTATCAAGTATTCAATTTATTTAGagcaaatattttttaattttaattaataaaaatgaaaatgacaaGAACCTTATTGTTAAGAGGATATTAATGACATCTTTCGTTTAAGTTTTAACTTTGCGATATTTCAAACACTAGATTTTACTGATACACTTAACATGATGTTTGTATACGAGTATATGTTGTCTGGTTATTTAAATTAATGTAtctatgaatatgttatatgaccATGCATATGACTTTATG is part of the Gossypium arboreum isolate Shixiya-1 chromosome 5, ASM2569848v2, whole genome shotgun sequence genome and harbors:
- the LOC108465726 gene encoding uncharacterized protein LOC108465726 isoform X1, with translation MACPPTHKVVKGELKNGSDDCLASLMYSNYQGAPVTIKKDSLPTPFAQNMVVDGLYGGLVYDVVRVKWIILWTTDCKVATKIIPTENHIVWEDIVSILQPYDSSDNLSLSCGGAFSAEAHIHANGDGSLNLTAQIMWSGCK
- the LOC108465726 gene encoding uncharacterized protein LOC108465726 isoform X2, whose amino-acid sequence is MACPPTHKVVKGELKNGSDDCLASLMYSNYQGAPVTIKKDSLPTPFAQNMVVDGLYGGLVYDVVRVATKIIPTENHIVWEDIVSILQPYDSSDNLSLSCGGAFSAEAHIHANGDGSLNLTAQIMWSGCK